The genomic window ACGCCCATGCTGCGGCGTGTGTGTTGTCGGTGGTGGCGCTGGGGCTGGGCTTTGCCATGGCAGACCAGATCACCACACTGGCCGAAGACAAGTTCTACCACGAGCGCATTGTGCTGGCGGCTAGCTCGCCCTACCAGCGCATAGTTGTCACCAACGGCCGCACCGGGCACAAGCTGTTCTTGAACGGCAACCTGCAGTTCTCCGAGCGCGACGAATACCGCTACCACGAGGCCCTGGTCCACCCAGCCATGTCGGCCTTTGGCGCGCCGCGCCGGGTGGCCGTGCTGGGCGGCGGCGACGGTATGGCCGTGCGCGAAGTGCTGAAGTACCCCAGCGTGGAAAGCGTGACCCTGGTCGAGCTGGACCCGAACATGACCGGCCTGTTTGCGAATGACCCGGCCATGGCCAAGCTGAATGCCGGTGCGCTGAACTCGCCCAAGCTGCACATCGTCAACACTGATGCGTTCAAGTGGCTGCAGAGTGACGAAAAGGCGGAGGCAGAGATGTTCGACGTCATCATTGTGGACTTCCCCGACCCCACGAATTTTTCCATCGGCAAGCTCTACACCAACACCTTTTATTCGCTGCTGGCGCAGCGCCTGTCCGCCAGCGGTTATGCGGTGATACAGACCACCTCACCCCTGGTGGCGCGCCAAAGTTATTGGACCGTGGCCACCACTATCGAATCCGCAGGCCTGCACGCCACGCCCTACCATGCCAATGTGCCCAGCTTTGGCGAATGGGGCTTCATCATCGCCAGCCACAGGCCGTGGCGCCAGCCCGCCGCGCTGCCCGATGGGCTGCGTTATCTAGCGCCGACCACGCTGCCGCTGCTGTTTGATTTTCCGAAAGACATGGCGCGTGTGCCGGCGGAGGTGAACCGCCTGTCGAACCAGGTGTTGGTGATGACGTATGAGAAGGAATGGGGGCGGGTTGCGCCGTAAGCCTTCAAACGAAATAGGCCTCTAGCCCCCGAATTAATTGCCTAATACGCTATTAATTTCGGAGTAAATGGCAAGCGCATCAGGCTTCCTTGGATTGCAGGGCCTTGCGCAAACGTCCCGGTGTTACCCCATAGAGCTGCTGAAAATGCCGTATGAAATGTGAAGCATCGGCGAACCCGCACTCGTAGGCGATGGTGCTGACCGGTGAGTCTGTAGAGGTGAGCATCCACCTGCCGTACTTCAACCGAGAGTTCCTATAAAACTCCGATGGGGGCGTGTTGGTCTCGGCCAGGAAAACACGTTCAAGCTGGCGGCTGCTGGCCTTGACAATCTTGGCGATGACCGAGATCTCCAACGGGGTGGTGATGTTTTTCTCCATCAAGACAATTGCCTGTCGCAGCTTGTCGTTGTCAGCAGATGCGTAACCCAGGGCACGTCGGCGCGCCATGTGTGAAATCGACGACTTTTGCGAGACGGTCATTTGGTGTACGACCTTGGCGGCCCGGTCTGGCCCGCAGTGCATGCGGATCAGCTCGGTCGCCAATTCAATAATGGAAATTCCCCCCGCGCAGGTGATGCGATCACCATCAATGATGTAGTCGCAATTGGTCGTAAAGGCCAGATCGGGAAAGGTCTCTTGCCAATCAGTCACATGGAATGGGTGGACGCAGGCCATCCTTCCATCCATAAATCCGTGCTTGGCCAATGCAAAACTGCCGGTGCAAATGCCAATCAGCGGAACCTTCATCTTGGTCGCCGCCTTGAGGAACTGCAAACC from Rhodoferax sp. AJA081-3 includes these protein-coding regions:
- a CDS encoding polyamine aminopropyltransferase; this translates as MSSSVPAQGAPRPLEVTLLVSVFVVAACGLVYELAAGALASYVLGDSVLQFSTVIGSYLFAMGIGSWLSRFFDRQLPAHFLRIELMVALAGGFMPALLFLSNAYMPGAFRFLLYAMVGLVGILVGLEIPLVMRILKREVVLKDLVSQVLTFDYLGALAVSVAFPLLLVPQLGLIRTGLLFGFLNAAVAFWALWVFRHELRRFNAHAAACVLSVVALGLGFAMADQITTLAEDKFYHERIVLAASSPYQRIVVTNGRTGHKLFLNGNLQFSERDEYRYHEALVHPAMSAFGAPRRVAVLGGGDGMAVREVLKYPSVESVTLVELDPNMTGLFANDPAMAKLNAGALNSPKLHIVNTDAFKWLQSDEKAEAEMFDVIIVDFPDPTNFSIGKLYTNTFYSLLAQRLSASGYAVIQTTSPLVARQSYWTVATTIESAGLHATPYHANVPSFGEWGFIIASHRPWRQPAALPDGLRYLAPTTLPLLFDFPKDMARVPAEVNRLSNQVLVMTYEKEWGRVAP
- a CDS encoding GlxA family transcriptional regulator — its product is MAKADVIRRTDAEEIGAQLVGRLDTAKAKTTPKASGVELRIGIFLWPRFPLLSLAGLCDALRHAADLGDQSRQVRCTWTVLSATGKAVASSCGVEVPATSAAASDGNFDYVAVIGGLLPSMKTADPVGLQFLKAATKMKVPLIGICTGSFALAKHGFMDGRMACVHPFHVTDWQETFPDLAFTTNCDYIIDGDRITCAGGISIIELATELIRMHCGPDRAAKVVHQMTVSQKSSISHMARRRALGYASADNDKLRQAIVLMEKNITTPLEISVIAKIVKASSRQLERVFLAETNTPPSEFYRNSRLKYGRWMLTSTDSPVSTIAYECGFADASHFIRHFQQLYGVTPGRLRKALQSKEA